The following proteins come from a genomic window of Chlamydiales bacterium:
- a CDS encoding DUF5421 family protein: MKIPPSNRETGVFSKRERNKEPVDHKKTNKDFTLPRKKEESKDKKESLFDIAGAELGLKELKQSQEFSESQEIASQDISEIKTDITAISKLIQNMVKEMQIGQLEGKDFANIQLSEASMNLPEAFLGSHLTLSYEENQLTIHFDNFMTPQQENNAMIMVEKHKQQLLDMIQTLQQKNIYIKEMSIGERAITLPRIESHPTAFRSIAAQEGTMKEDQKSGYEKDREEETSSE, encoded by the coding sequence ATGAAAATTCCCCCATCAAATCGAGAAACAGGTGTCTTTTCAAAAAGGGAACGTAATAAAGAACCAGTCGATCATAAGAAAACAAACAAAGATTTCACACTGCCAAGAAAAAAAGAAGAGAGCAAAGATAAGAAAGAGTCACTTTTTGATATTGCTGGTGCTGAATTAGGATTGAAAGAATTGAAACAATCTCAGGAGTTTTCCGAAAGTCAAGAGATTGCTTCTCAAGATATTTCAGAAATAAAAACAGATATCACTGCAATTAGCAAATTGATTCAAAATATGGTTAAAGAAATGCAAATTGGACAGCTTGAGGGAAAAGATTTTGCTAACATCCAGTTATCAGAAGCCTCTATGAATCTTCCTGAAGCGTTTTTAGGGAGCCACTTGACGTTAAGTTATGAAGAAAATCAATTGACCATTCATTTTGATAATTTTATGACTCCTCAGCAAGAAAACAATGCGATGATCATGGTTGAGAAACATAAACAGCAGTTATTAGATATGATTCAAACTTTACAACAAAAAAATATTTATATTAAAGAAATGAGTATCGGAGAACGTGCCATTACACTGCCTCGCATTGAATCTCATCCGACGGCTTTTCGTTCGATAGCTGCTCAAGAGGGTACAATGAAAGAAGATCAAAAGTCGGGCTATGAAAAAGATCGTGAAGAGGAGACTAGCTCTGAATAA
- a CDS encoding DUF5407 family protein, whose amino-acid sequence MTGQGSAPSFDFNKILKGLESYVQSVQTYLNQLEAATGGTVNLATMFNMQFHMQIMSQYIEAVSNALSAVHNEMVTMARAVKGQ is encoded by the coding sequence ATGACGGGTCAAGGTTCGGCACCATCTTTTGATTTTAATAAGATTCTTAAAGGTTTAGAAAGCTATGTACAGTCTGTTCAAACCTATTTAAATCAGTTAGAGGCCGCAACAGGAGGTACAGTCAATTTAGCGACTATGTTTAACATGCAGTTTCATATGCAAATTATGTCACAGTATATTGAAGCAGTCTCGAATGCTTTGAGTGCAGTTCATAATGAAATGGTCACAATGGCACGTGCGGTTAAAGGACAATAA
- a CDS encoding DUF5398 family protein gives MESDKKKIQSVDYSFDLEEELKDVGKLRALKEQIEERISQLKILLRKGENKKKFDQSQTLLHGYLALQKVVQRVNRKVL, from the coding sequence ATGGAAAGTGACAAAAAAAAAATACAATCAGTTGATTATTCCTTTGATTTAGAGGAAGAGTTAAAAGATGTAGGAAAATTACGTGCTTTAAAAGAGCAAATTGAGGAACGAATTTCACAATTGAAAATTCTTCTTCGTAAAGGAGAAAATAAAAAAAAATTTGATCAATCGCAAACACTTTTACATGGATATTTAGCTCTTCAGAAAGTGGTTCAGCGTGTAAATAGAAAAGTATTGTAA
- a CDS encoding type III secretion T3S chaperone, with the protein MAKKLYPLQQVLLVKKDRVEKAEKVVQKKKQALTIEEDKLKKIEEARNLVLNHHNSKLAQLREALDKGTTSNEVLQMKSYLKVVKEKLEKEEKKVETQQQQVKIAKRDLQEAQDHLKIKRVEEEKLSLHKEAWDKEVQAELIKKEAKEQDEIGQIVYTSQKKKQKES; encoded by the coding sequence ATGGCAAAAAAACTCTATCCACTTCAACAAGTGCTCTTGGTCAAGAAGGATCGGGTAGAAAAAGCAGAAAAGGTTGTGCAGAAAAAAAAGCAAGCACTAACAATTGAAGAAGATAAGTTAAAAAAAATTGAAGAAGCACGAAATCTTGTTTTAAATCATCATAACAGCAAGTTAGCTCAATTAAGAGAGGCTCTGGATAAAGGAACCACGAGTAATGAAGTTTTACAAATGAAGTCTTATTTAAAAGTGGTTAAAGAAAAACTAGAAAAAGAAGAAAAAAAAGTTGAAACACAACAACAACAGGTAAAAATTGCCAAGAGGGATCTTCAAGAGGCACAAGATCATCTTAAGATCAAAAGAGTTGAGGAAGAAAAGCTTTCTTTACATAAAGAAGCATGGGATAAAGAAGTTCAGGCTGAACTGATAAAAAAAGAAGCAAAAGAACAAGATGAAATTGGCCAGATTGTTTATACCTCTCAGAAAAAAAAACAAAAGGAATCGTAA
- the sctD gene encoding type III secretion system inner membrane ring subunit SctD, which translates to MNAEFVAEEGVLKGLILSLEDGQEWSFGSDPDQVTIVIEDPKVSPKHFICYKTPEGYFIENLSQESPTLLNNAAFSSRKQLQAGDKVGVGKTIFQFYPEGALSKYAFEPEYAFESETPFLDSEEEGEPFLKEEDKNLDQTSSPVDQEEIDEEEENRNDQEESRNDRGIEYSNDSDEEIAKEAMEDGDAEYKEELSYPIDSSGKQEDLAREEIFRQVEDSEVMIDLTPTTRFLIKVISGPNTGAEFALELEHKYLIGTDSETCDLVFNDLSVSREHARLLLNEDGEIFIEDLGSRNGVIVDNERIVNSTQLFANVVVALGTSAFLLIDKEAPSETIVTQVFETSQKKKEEVLEEGTHQESNPSLPIKQSLNPLAHGSLILALFIAGLAVLFGIGMVSLLQTSEVIIEKQDYPKEIQEILKDYPAIQYTYNPLSGKLFLMGHVRTGVEMNELLYKIKNLIFIHGLENNIVNDEAVWQEMNILLSKISQFKGVSMHSPQAGIFIISGYLKTHLQASNLIDYLNINFNYPNLLENHVFVEEQIIQDVSAQLIQHGFGAVTPAFSTGELLLTGYINSTQTYEYKSLVDAFEKILGIRSIKNFVVAVSSEQGLIDLNRRYPNKYRVTGFSKHGDVNINVVINGRILTRGDQIDLMTITSIQPHAIFLEKDGLKYKIEYNK; encoded by the coding sequence ATGAATGCTGAATTTGTCGCCGAAGAAGGAGTTTTAAAGGGATTGATTCTTTCTCTTGAAGATGGTCAAGAGTGGTCATTTGGTTCTGATCCTGATCAGGTGACCATTGTGATTGAAGATCCAAAAGTCTCACCTAAACATTTTATCTGTTATAAAACTCCAGAAGGTTATTTCATTGAAAATTTAAGTCAAGAATCTCCTACTTTACTTAACAATGCTGCTTTTTCATCTCGTAAGCAACTGCAAGCTGGCGATAAAGTGGGTGTTGGTAAGACAATTTTTCAATTTTATCCTGAAGGAGCTCTTAGTAAATATGCCTTTGAACCCGAATATGCCTTTGAATCAGAGACTCCTTTTTTAGATTCTGAGGAAGAAGGGGAACCTTTCCTTAAAGAAGAGGATAAAAACTTGGATCAGACTTCTTCTCCTGTTGACCAGGAAGAAATAGATGAGGAAGAGGAGAATCGAAATGACCAAGAAGAGAGTCGGAATGATAGGGGAATAGAGTATTCAAATGACTCAGATGAAGAAATCGCAAAAGAGGCCATGGAAGATGGCGATGCAGAATATAAAGAAGAATTATCTTATCCAATCGATTCGAGTGGTAAACAAGAAGATTTAGCTAGAGAAGAGATCTTCAGACAAGTAGAAGATTCTGAGGTGATGATAGACCTCACTCCCACCACTCGATTTTTGATTAAAGTGATCTCAGGTCCAAATACAGGAGCTGAATTTGCCCTTGAATTAGAGCATAAGTATTTGATTGGAACTGATTCAGAAACCTGTGATTTGGTATTTAATGATTTAAGTGTATCGAGAGAACATGCGCGTCTTCTATTGAATGAAGATGGAGAAATTTTTATAGAAGATCTAGGAAGCCGTAATGGAGTTATCGTTGATAATGAGAGAATTGTAAATTCTACCCAACTATTTGCAAATGTCGTAGTTGCTTTGGGAACTTCAGCTTTTCTTTTAATCGATAAAGAAGCTCCTTCTGAAACAATTGTCACTCAAGTTTTTGAAACATCTCAAAAGAAAAAAGAAGAGGTTCTAGAAGAGGGGACTCATCAAGAGAGTAATCCTTCTTTACCCATTAAACAATCTTTAAATCCTCTTGCACATGGTTCACTTATCCTCGCCTTGTTTATTGCGGGCTTAGCTGTTTTATTTGGAATCGGGATGGTCTCTTTATTGCAAACAAGCGAGGTGATCATTGAGAAACAGGATTATCCAAAAGAAATCCAAGAGATACTTAAAGACTATCCAGCCATTCAATATACCTATAATCCTTTGAGTGGAAAGCTTTTTTTGATGGGACATGTCAGAACAGGTGTTGAGATGAATGAGTTATTATATAAGATCAAGAATTTAATCTTTATTCATGGTCTGGAAAATAATATTGTCAACGATGAGGCTGTTTGGCAAGAGATGAATATTTTACTCTCAAAAATTTCCCAGTTCAAAGGGGTCAGTATGCATTCTCCCCAGGCTGGGATATTTATCATTTCTGGTTATTTAAAAACCCATTTACAAGCGAGTAACCTGATTGACTATCTCAATATTAACTTCAATTATCCTAACCTTTTGGAAAATCATGTGTTTGTTGAAGAACAAATTATTCAAGACGTCAGTGCTCAATTGATTCAGCATGGGTTTGGAGCAGTCACACCTGCTTTTTCCACGGGTGAGTTATTGCTAACAGGTTATATTAATTCAACACAAACATATGAATATAAAAGTTTGGTTGATGCATTTGAAAAGATTTTAGGTATACGTTCCATAAAGAACTTTGTAGTGGCAGTCTCATCTGAGCAGGGTTTAATCGATTTGAATAGGCGTTATCCGAATAAGTATCGTGTTACAGGTTTTTCAAAACATGGAGATGTAAATATTAATGTTGTGATTAATGGGCGCATTTTAACAAGAGGAGATCAAATTGATTTAATGACCATTACAAGTATTCAACCTCATGCAATTTTTCTTGAAAAGGATGGTTTAAAATATAAGATCGAGTACAACAAATAA
- the sctN gene encoding type III secretion system ATPase SctN, producing MNEETTGFEKLISSLEEVQLTTVMGRITEVVGMLIKAVVPQVRIGEVCLVKRKDLPPLITEVVGFTQDQVYLSPLGEMTGIGPSSEVIPTGLPLHIKVGPKLLGRVLNGIGEPLDIETKGPLNLTQTCPIFRSPPDPLKRQRIKEPISTGVRSIDGLLTCGRGQRIGIFAGAGVGKSTLIGMIARSSEADINVIALIGERGREVREFIEKDLGTEGLARSVIIVSTSDQASQLRLNAAYVGTAIAEYFRDQGKTVILIMDSVTRFARALREVGLAAGEPPARAGYTPSVFSTLPRLLERSGNSDKGSITAFYTILVAGDDMNEPVADEVKSILDGHIVLSNTLAQGYHYPAIDVLASISRLVNEVTDPAHLKMISKAREVLANYRKNEMLIRIGEYKRGSDRDADYAIDHINKLNRFLKQTIEEKSSFKETIQQLKALFR from the coding sequence ATGAATGAAGAGACCACTGGCTTCGAAAAACTGATATCCAGTTTAGAAGAGGTACAGTTAACAACTGTCATGGGCCGGATTACAGAAGTTGTAGGGATGCTGATTAAGGCTGTTGTCCCTCAGGTGCGGATCGGTGAGGTTTGTCTAGTTAAACGAAAAGATCTCCCACCGCTCATTACTGAAGTCGTAGGATTCACACAAGACCAAGTTTATCTTTCTCCTTTAGGGGAAATGACTGGGATAGGTCCTTCTTCAGAAGTGATTCCAACTGGGTTACCTCTCCATATTAAAGTGGGTCCTAAGTTATTAGGAAGAGTGTTAAATGGCATTGGAGAGCCTCTTGATATTGAGACAAAAGGCCCTTTAAATTTGACTCAAACCTGTCCGATTTTTCGTTCTCCACCAGATCCTCTAAAAAGGCAACGGATTAAAGAACCCATCTCAACAGGGGTAAGATCTATAGATGGCCTTTTGACATGTGGGCGTGGCCAGCGCATTGGAATTTTTGCAGGAGCGGGTGTGGGTAAATCTACATTGATTGGAATGATTGCTCGGAGTTCTGAAGCGGATATTAATGTGATTGCACTTATTGGTGAAAGAGGGCGAGAGGTTAGAGAATTTATAGAAAAAGATCTTGGGACAGAAGGATTGGCGCGTTCAGTCATTATTGTATCTACTTCTGATCAAGCTTCTCAGCTTCGTTTGAATGCAGCGTATGTCGGAACGGCGATTGCTGAGTATTTTCGTGATCAAGGTAAAACTGTCATTTTGATTATGGATTCAGTCACGCGTTTTGCAAGAGCTTTAAGAGAGGTGGGATTAGCAGCTGGTGAACCCCCTGCTCGTGCAGGTTATACACCTTCTGTCTTTTCTACTCTTCCTCGTTTGCTTGAAAGATCAGGAAATTCTGATAAAGGTTCAATCACAGCCTTCTATACAATCTTAGTTGCTGGTGATGATATGAACGAACCTGTTGCAGATGAAGTAAAGTCTATTTTGGATGGTCATATTGTTCTTTCAAATACCCTGGCACAAGGGTATCACTATCCTGCCATTGATGTGTTGGCGTCTATTAGTCGTCTAGTGAATGAAGTGACAGATCCAGCACATCTTAAAATGATTAGTAAAGCACGAGAAGTATTGGCTAACTATAGAAAAAATGAAATGTTAATTCGCATTGGAGAATATAAACGGGGATCGGATCGTGATGCTGATTATGCGATTGATCATATCAATAAACTGAACCGTTTTTTAAAACAGACAATTGAAGAAAAATCTTCTTTTAAAGAAACCATTCAACAGCTTAAGGCGCTCTTTAGATAG